The genomic stretch TTTAAGATGCTTCTGGCACAGATCGAGCTTCACAAGGGGCTTCCCTTCGATGTTACCACGCAGAGAACGCCCATCCTTTCATCGGATGAACAGGCGGCAGCGTGGACGGAGGCGATGGGTGCCTACTGAACCACAAGCCGGGGAAGTCTGGTTTGCGGATTTGGGAATGGTCGAGAAAAGCCGGCCGGTGCTCGTGCTTGCGTTTCCGGGTGACAGTTGATGCGCGTTCTTTGGTGATTGTGGCTCCATTGACCTCACAAATACGGGGAATGCGGGGCGAAGTGGATATTGGCAAACCGCATTGGCTTCCAAAACACTCCGCAGTGAATGTGCAGGGACTTGCCAGCTTTGATCGTCATAAACT from Candidatus Methylacidiphilales bacterium encodes the following:
- a CDS encoding type II toxin-antitoxin system RelB/DinJ family antitoxin; the encoded protein is MASNTTLFRARVPAQRLKKAEKILDQLGIKPGDAFKMLLAQIELHKGLPFDVTTQRTPILSSDEQAAAWTEAMGAY